tcctTCACCGGCTCATTGATGGGTACTTCGATCTCTTTCTCCTTCTCAACCTCGATACCTTTTGTTTTTGTGGGCTCCACTCTGATGCCTCTCGtatcataacgcttcccactcCACGTGTGGAAACCTTCAACTTGCACGTCTTTAGATGCGCTGGCTATATTTTCTTCCTCCGGCACTGTCACACTACAGTCATAACTCCATGGTACTCTCTTGTTAttcttgtaagggaaaggagtagGCTTATGGATAATGACCTTGTGCATTGCTAGTGTCCCCACTTCATTATTCCCTGGTAGAGAGATAATAATCCTTGGCCGGCTGGTtcctttttgttcatcttctagcACACTTATTTCTCTTTTATAAGAGTTACCTTCAAAAATTTGTAGCTCTTTATTATCTATAAAGCCTTGCACCAAGGCTCTGAATTCTTTATAATTTTGGGCCTCATAACCCTCTTCTCCATGGAACTCACAGTAATTCCccattttttctctctctctcctaGAGGTTATCATCCCTCTCTTCATTATCTCCTCCCAAATCACCTTTATAGGCATCCTCACCTCAGCAACATTTTCCTTCATCCTTCTCTCACTAGCTTCGCCAATGGCGTTCACTCCTTGATTGTCATGATTTGGCAAAGGGTTTTCAGTATTTGGGGTActatcaaatttcacaacccccatcttgatcAACCTCTCCACGCCCTTCTTGAATCCGGTACAATTTTCAATTGAGTGCCCCGATTTTCCAGCGTAGTACTCGCATCTGGCGTTTGaatcataccatttaggatatggAGGCTGTAATGGTTTCAAGTGGAAAGGAGCAATAgaatgtgcatcgtataagctttgataaagctcacgatacgtcacaaGGATAGGTGTGAATTGCATCCTCTCGTGCCTCGTGCCCGATTCCTGCCTTTGAGAACCCTGTTGCCCAACCGCAGCTACTTTGGGTTGACCAAATGTGACTGCCTTCGAGTTGAAGCTACTTGTGTTGTTCACCTCATTGTCTTTTCTCCTTGGGGCTGATCTTTTGGCCGCTTCCCCCTCAATTTTGCCACCACTTATGGCATTTTCAATCATCTCTCCCACCATGACTATGTCCGCAAAACTTTTGGTAGTTCTTCTAATCATGTGAGtaatgaatggagccttcagagtgttgatgaacaacatgGTGATCTCATTCTCCAACAacggtggttgaacttgcatggccacctctctccatctttgagcatattgcctaaaattctcATTAGGCTTTTTTTCCATGTTTTGCAGCGTGATCCTATCCGGCGTCATGTCAGTAACATGattgtactgttgcatgaagcCTTGTGCAAGATCCCTCTATGAATTTATTCTGGCCCAGCTCAACTGATTATACCACTTGGCTGCTGCTCCCACTAAGCTATCTTGGAAACAATAAATCAAcagttgatcattgttcacatatcCGGTCATCCTCCTACAGAACATCGTAATGTGGGCCTCTGagcaagtagtcccgttgtacttttcaaactccagCATTTTGAATTTATGGGGAAGCACCAAGTTTGGGACCAAACTCaagtctttggcatcaactcCATGATGCCCATCAACACTCTCTAGAGCCTTAAATTTTTCCTTCATCCATCTACAACGTTCCTCCAACTGTTTTGCAGCTTCGGCTCTCAAATCTTCCTTTTCAGCCACGTCCAAGTTAGGAATGAGAGGATTGGTAGGG
This is a stretch of genomic DNA from Gossypium arboreum isolate Shixiya-1 chromosome 11, ASM2569848v2, whole genome shotgun sequence. It encodes these proteins:
- the LOC108472150 gene encoding uncharacterized protein LOC108472150, coding for MQVQPPLLENEITMLFINTLKAPFITHMIRRTTKSFADIVMVGEMIENAISGGKIEGEAAKRSAPRRKDNEVNNTSSFNSKAVTFGQPKVAAVGQQGSQRQESGTRHERMQFTPILVTYRELYQSLYDAHSIAPFHLKPLQPPYPKWYDSNARCEYYAGKSGHSIENCTGFKKGVERLIKMGVVKFDSTPNTENPLPNHDNQGVNAIGEASERRMKENVAEVRMPIKVIWEEIMKRGMITSRREREKMGNYCEFHGEEGYEAQNYKEFRALVQGFIDNKELQIFEGNSYKREISVLEDEQKGTSRPRIIISLPGNNEVGTLAMHKVIIHKPTPFPYKNNKRVPWSYDCSVTVPEEENIASASKDVQVEGFHTWSGKRYDTRGIRVEPTKTKGIEVEKEKEIEVPINEPVKEEEAKEFLKFLKDSEYSVVKQLRKQSARVSVLALLLSSKVHRDALMKVLNETYVTHDVSVNKLDRLVNNISADNFIYFNDDEIPLRARGSTKVLHITTRCKGYTLPSVLVDNGSALNVLPLSTLNRLPIDDSHMKTYQHVVRAFDGTERMVIGRIDTPLEIGPNIYEVDFLVMDIKHSYNCLLVGHGYTQRERCPLCCTRN